One genomic region from Hoeflea algicola encodes:
- the ispG gene encoding flavodoxin-dependent (E)-4-hydroxy-3-methylbut-2-enyl-diphosphate synthase encodes MTISPFIVPQARRSSVAVDVGGVIVGGGAPVVVQSMTNTDTADVDGTVAQVAALHRAGSEIVRITVDRDESAAAVPKIRERLERLGLDVPLVGDFHYIGHKLLADHPACAEALAKYRINPGNVGFKDKKDRQFVEIVEMAIRYDKPVRIGVNWGSLDQVLLTRLMDQNHAEGSPLSARDVTREAIIQSALLSAKLAEETGLARNRIILSAKVSQVQDLIAVYTELARRSDHALHLGLTEAGMGSKGIVASSAAMGIILQAGVGDTIRVSLTPEPGGDRTREVIVAQELLQVMGFRQFLPVVAACPGCGRTTSTVFQELARAIEDDLRRNMPVWRDKYPGVEGLQVAVMGCIVNGPGESKHADIGISLPGTGESPAAPVFIDGKKAGTLRGPKIAEDFQVMVANYIEKRFGQGD; translated from the coding sequence ATGACCATTTCCCCCTTCATTGTCCCGCAGGCCCGTCGCTCAAGCGTCGCCGTCGATGTCGGCGGTGTTATTGTTGGCGGTGGCGCCCCGGTGGTGGTGCAATCGATGACCAACACCGACACCGCCGATGTCGACGGCACTGTGGCTCAGGTCGCTGCCCTTCACCGTGCTGGCTCCGAAATCGTCCGCATCACCGTCGACCGCGACGAGAGCGCCGCAGCCGTACCGAAGATCCGGGAGCGGCTTGAGCGGCTCGGCCTCGACGTGCCGCTTGTCGGTGATTTTCACTACATCGGCCACAAGCTGCTGGCCGATCACCCGGCCTGCGCCGAAGCATTGGCCAAATACCGGATCAATCCGGGCAATGTCGGCTTCAAGGACAAGAAGGACCGGCAATTCGTCGAAATCGTCGAAATGGCGATCCGCTATGACAAGCCGGTGCGGATCGGCGTCAACTGGGGTTCACTCGATCAGGTGCTGCTGACCCGGCTGATGGACCAGAACCACGCCGAAGGATCACCGCTGAGCGCCCGCGACGTCACCCGCGAAGCGATCATCCAGTCGGCGCTGCTTTCAGCCAAACTCGCCGAGGAAACCGGTCTGGCCCGCAACCGCATTATCCTGTCAGCCAAGGTCAGCCAGGTGCAGGACCTGATCGCGGTCTACACCGAACTGGCCCGCCGCTCTGACCATGCCCTGCATCTGGGTCTGACCGAGGCCGGCATGGGCTCGAAGGGCATCGTCGCTTCCTCCGCCGCCATGGGCATCATCCTGCAGGCCGGCGTCGGCGATACGATCCGTGTGTCGCTGACCCCTGAACCGGGCGGCGACCGCACCCGCGAAGTTATCGTCGCCCAGGAATTGTTGCAGGTCATGGGCTTCCGGCAGTTCCTGCCGGTGGTCGCCGCCTGCCCCGGTTGCGGCCGCACCACATCGACCGTGTTTCAGGAACTCGCCCGCGCCATCGAGGATGATCTAAGGCGCAACATGCCGGTCTGGCGCGACAAGTATCCCGGCGTCGAAGGCCTGCAGGTCGCCGTCATGGGCTGCATCGTCAATGGCCCCGGTGAATCCAAACATGCCGATATCGGCATATCTCTGCCCGGAACCGGCGAAAGCCCGGCGGCCCCGGTTTTCATCGACGGCAAGAAGGCCGGAACGCTGCGGGGCCCGAAAATCGCCGAGGATTTCCAGGTCATGGTCGCCAATTACATCGAAAAGCGCTTCGGCCAAGGCGACTGA
- a CDS encoding TspO/MBR family protein: MSAIVITVLVVATASSGVFFKPGAWYQGLRRPAWTPPNWAFPLVWTILYIAIAISGWLVWQASGISIAMALWLLQLIFNGAWSWLFFGRHRMDLAFVDICLLLLAILAYIAMASTVSQLAALLFVPYAAWVITAAALNRAVWLLNPV, translated from the coding sequence ATGTCCGCCATCGTCATTACCGTGCTTGTGGTTGCAACCGCATCGAGCGGCGTCTTCTTCAAGCCCGGCGCATGGTATCAGGGCTTGCGCCGTCCTGCATGGACCCCGCCGAACTGGGCTTTTCCATTGGTCTGGACCATTCTTTACATTGCCATCGCCATCTCCGGATGGTTGGTCTGGCAAGCAAGCGGGATCAGCATCGCCATGGCGCTCTGGCTTTTGCAGCTGATCTTTAACGGCGCCTGGTCATGGCTGTTTTTCGGGCGTCACCGCATGGACCTGGCTTTCGTCGACATCTGCCTGCTACTGCTTGCCATTCTCGCCTATATCGCCATGGCCAGCACGGTCTCACAGCTGGCAGCCCTGTTATTTGTGCCTTACGCGGCGTGGGTGATCACCGCCGCCGCACTCAATCGTGCGGTCTGGCTGCTCAACCCGGTTTGA